A stretch of the Zeugodacus cucurbitae isolate PBARC_wt_2022May chromosome 6, idZeuCucr1.2, whole genome shotgun sequence genome encodes the following:
- the LOC105209880 gene encoding pyruvate kinase, with protein sequence MSFSSDSDTQLEHMCRLQFDGPPITRRLTGIICTVGAVSRNKTMLKNLVRAGMDIVRLNFSHESHDHHKATIDMVHEALNEFAEEDGYRKYIAIAVDTKGPEIRTGSFEGVSEVELKKNDNIRLSINRDLMDKGSKETVYVDYPNIINVMQPGNIIYLCDGKITLLVKEVAVDCVICQVEVGGILGAAKGVWLSNINLDLPPVSEKDRYDLRFAVENNADFIFASKIRHPSAIREIRGVMGERGKDIQVICKIDCTQILNYLDQVITASDGILIDRSSLGIDVPAEKLFLLQKAIVARCNRVGKPVIVGTQLLSSMNYEPRPTRSEVADLGNTVIDGVDGVMIASESAIGMYPLETVTCMANICAEAEAVIWHRHLHKELMLNNPAAIDAAHAIALAAVDSAQKSMAALIITLTTSGKSAYLISMYRPHCPIIALTRCSKTARQCNLRRAVYPVLYLEKPESDYQKDVELRVQYALVAARKLKLVDKGDSVVIVSPWKEGTGFTNNMRIAYAFFEPEKIECISKRSTMKQQAKASAF encoded by the exons ATGAGTTTTTCAAGCGACTCCGACACACAGCTGGAGCATATGTGTCGCTTGCAGTTCGACGGGCCGCCTATAACACGACGTCTTACAGGTATCATTTGCACCGTTGGCGCTGTCTCGCGCAATAAAACGATGCTGAAGAACCTAGTTCGGGCTGGCATGGATATAGTACGACTGAATTTCTCACACGAATCGCATGATCACCACAAAGCCACCATCGATATGGTGCACGAAGCACTCAATGAATTCGCCGAGGAGGATGGTTACCGCAAATACATTGCAATCGCTGTGGACACGAAAGGTCCCGAAATACGCACCGGCTCCTTTGAGGGTGTCTCTGAAGTGGAGCTGAAGAAGAACGATAACATACGCCTGTCTATAAATAGGGATCTCATGGATAAGGGCAGCAAGGAGACAGTCTATGTTGATTATCCGAATATTATAAATGTCATGCAACCGGGTAATATAATTTATCTATGCGATGGTAAAATAACGCTGCTGGTCAAAGAGGTAGCGGTGGATTGTGTCATCTGTCAGGTGGAAGTTGGCGGTATATTAGGCGCTGCAAAGGGTGTGTGGTTGAGCAACATTAATCTTGATTTACCACCTGTGTCCGAGAAGGATCGCTACGATTTGCGCTTCGCTGTGGAAAACAATGCCGACTTCATATTCGCGTCGAAGATACGTCACCCCTCCGCTATACGTGAGATACGTGGCGTTATGGGAGAACGTGGCAAGGATATACAAGTGATATGCAAAATCGATTGCACACAAATCTTAAATTATCTCGATCAAGTGATCACTGCTTCCGATGGCATACTAATCGATCGCAGCAGTCTGGGCATTGATGTGCCAGCTGAGAAGCTCTTTCTGCTGCAGAAGGCAATAGTGGCTCGTTGCAATCGCGTCGGCAAGCCAGTGATAGTTGGCACCCAGCTGCTGTCATCAATGAATTACGAACCGCGTCCAACACGCTCCGAAGTCGCCGACTTAGGTAACACGGTAATCGACGGTGTTGATGGTGTCATGATTGCGAGTGAGAGTGCGATTGGCATGTATCCGCTAGAGACGGTCACTTGTATGGCTAATATCTGTGCCGAGGCCGAGGCTGTGATTTGGCATCGCCATTTGCACAAAGAACTCATGTTGAACAATCCGGCAGCGATCGATGCGGCGCATGCTATAGCATTGGCTGCGGTTGACTCGGCTCAAAAATCCATGGCCGCATTAATTATAACACTCACGACGTCTGGTAAATCGGCATACTTGATAAGCATGTATCGACCACATTGCCCGATTATTGCGCTGACGCGTTGCAGCAAAACCGCCAGACAATGCAATCTACGACGCGCCGTCTACCCAGTTTTATATCTAG AAAAACCCGAATCCGACTACCAAAAAGACGTGGAATTACGTGTTCAGTATGCGCTGGTCGCCGCTAGGAAGCTTAAACTCGTCGACAAAGGTGATTCGGTGGTGATCGTTTCGCCATGGAAGGAGGGCACCGGTTTCACGAACAATATGCGTATAGCTTATGCTTTCTTTGAACCAGAGAAAATTGAGTGTATATCGAAACGTAGTACTATGAAGCAACAAGCCAAGGCGTCTGCATTTTAA